The Oryzomonas sagensis genome window below encodes:
- a CDS encoding UGSC family (seleno)protein: MRQRTVVSFLTTLAIGMSSILPSMAAAKEDVQQWEVLNPTGIVDIKPVKPAPRLTTLEGKTIVLRWNDKHNGNNMLDRVAELLKEQVPSAKVIKLYEVDKSTIKISGSQKESARIAKVIKDLGADLVIASQADUGSCTSWLVVDQSEVEKEGIPTVTIASNQFVALAKGTVASTGLPEMAFVECPHPLGMIPLNEIRAKADLIFPDILRMATKWQPAQSAKVELKRPYPAEHIKFKGTYSALNKMLYDKKMSLGLPVIPPTPEAVAAMLKGTKHNPGEVVWVVPPRQAQLTVELVATLGAMSGCKPSHMPLLLAMVKALSQPDYDFRGNITTTAPTSPVIVINGPIVKKLGISHSTALLGQRQPVNIALGYFVDLLAYVVGGAAPPDVDKSTQGSRGDLVALVLGENEAENPWKESYAVEHGFKSTDNVVTAYGAYLGTNNTDHTSVKGKDLLNTLAAASAGTSAGISSCLTKYDQPFNWQNAVKFTFFFLGPEHAQTIARDFPTKRAAEEYLVKQTKLPMWGYAPTQCALPAGFGPWDENTMVQRFTTPEQIHVVVTGGPGKQSQVWPAFVTDMKPVHVVVED; this comes from the coding sequence ATGCGACAACGAACAGTAGTATCATTTCTGACGACGCTGGCTATCGGCATGAGCTCGATATTGCCATCGATGGCAGCGGCCAAGGAAGATGTTCAGCAATGGGAAGTGCTGAACCCGACGGGTATTGTCGACATCAAGCCTGTCAAACCCGCTCCTCGTCTCACTACGCTGGAAGGGAAGACGATTGTCCTCAGATGGAACGACAAGCACAACGGCAACAATATGTTGGACAGAGTCGCAGAACTGTTGAAAGAGCAGGTCCCATCAGCAAAGGTGATCAAGCTCTACGAAGTTGATAAGTCCACAATCAAGATCAGCGGCTCCCAGAAGGAAAGTGCCCGCATTGCAAAAGTAATCAAGGATTTGGGAGCCGATTTGGTCATCGCCTCCCAAGCCGATTGAGGGTCCTGCACCTCATGGCTGGTGGTCGACCAGTCCGAAGTTGAAAAAGAAGGTATCCCCACAGTTACTATTGCATCCAACCAATTCGTCGCCTTGGCAAAAGGCACCGTTGCCAGTACCGGCTTGCCGGAAATGGCCTTTGTGGAGTGTCCGCATCCACTCGGCATGATCCCGCTCAACGAGATCAGAGCAAAAGCGGACCTGATCTTCCCCGACATCCTGCGTATGGCGACAAAATGGCAGCCGGCACAATCCGCCAAGGTCGAGTTAAAACGGCCATACCCTGCGGAGCACATCAAGTTCAAGGGAACCTACTCGGCCCTCAACAAGATGTTATACGATAAGAAGATGTCACTTGGCCTCCCCGTCATCCCCCCCACTCCCGAGGCTGTAGCAGCCATGCTCAAGGGAACCAAGCATAACCCCGGCGAGGTTGTCTGGGTCGTTCCCCCGCGCCAGGCGCAGTTGACCGTCGAATTGGTTGCTACGCTTGGCGCCATGTCTGGGTGTAAGCCTTCCCACATGCCACTTCTGCTTGCCATGGTGAAGGCCCTCAGCCAGCCCGATTACGATTTCAGAGGGAATATCACCACTACAGCCCCAACCAGCCCGGTCATCGTCATTAACGGCCCGATCGTGAAAAAACTCGGCATCTCGCATTCAACCGCGCTCCTTGGACAGCGTCAACCGGTTAATATCGCTCTCGGGTATTTCGTTGACCTGCTTGCCTATGTCGTCGGCGGTGCTGCTCCCCCTGATGTGGATAAGAGCACCCAAGGTAGCCGCGGCGACTTGGTCGCCTTGGTGCTTGGAGAAAATGAAGCAGAGAATCCGTGGAAAGAGTCGTACGCAGTAGAACATGGCTTCAAGTCGACCGACAACGTGGTCACCGCTTATGGTGCCTACTTGGGCACCAACAATACCGACCACACCAGTGTCAAGGGCAAAGACCTCCTCAATACCTTGGCCGCCGCTTCGGCTGGTACCTCGGCCGGCATCAGTTCGTGTCTCACTAAGTACGACCAGCCGTTTAACTGGCAGAATGCAGTCAAGTTCACTTTCTTCTTCCTCGGGCCCGAACACGCGCAGACCATCGCCCGTGATTTCCCGACCAAACGGGCTGCAGAAGAATACCTAGTCAAGCAAACCAAGCTTCCGATGTGGGGGTACGCGCCTACCCAGTGTGCACTTCCTGCGGGGTTTGGTCCTTGGGACGAAAACACCATGGTGCAGAGGTTCACAACGCCCGAGCAGATCCATGTTGTGGTGACAGGTGGTCCTGGCAAGCAGTCCCAGGTCTGGCCTGCATTCGTGACCGACATGAAACCAGTCCACGTTGTGGTTGAAGATTAA
- a CDS encoding DUF1573 domain-containing protein: protein MSFATKGAPGPFEKIVTIDIDIPAQQQVEAVMTGTVKEAPGAKLTVTPRKMDVGSIKQGVSKRLKLAVTNTGTLPLTIRKIFLKGGSTVYFDGVKQGDIKIGEGKTHNIEIEYIASKPGTLKDVILIESNARNAPKGGIAVMVTGKSEE from the coding sequence GTGTCGTTTGCAACCAAAGGAGCGCCGGGCCCATTTGAAAAAATCGTGACCATCGATATCGATATCCCTGCACAGCAACAGGTTGAGGCGGTCATGACCGGCACGGTCAAGGAAGCGCCGGGAGCCAAATTGACGGTCACGCCGCGTAAAATGGACGTTGGCAGCATAAAACAAGGTGTTTCAAAGAGACTGAAACTTGCTGTGACGAACACCGGCACCCTTCCGCTTACAATCAGGAAGATCTTCTTGAAGGGCGGTTCAACTGTGTATTTTGATGGCGTTAAGCAGGGCGACATCAAGATTGGCGAAGGGAAAACGCATAACATCGAGATCGAGTACATAGCCTCCAAGCCAGGAACGCTTAAAGACGTGATCCTGATTGAATCAAATGCCCGGAATGCCCCCAAGGGAGGCATAGCTGTCATGGTGACCGGCAAAAGCGAAGAGTGA